ATATCGATAATCGTAACAGCCCGGAAGAAACGCTCGAAGTATGCTTCGTCACTTACATCCAGCCTATGATAGCCTAATACCTCCAGGTAGCTGATAGCAGAGACTATCACCGGAGTATTTTTAGCCCGGTTCTTAATAAAGGGATACTCACTTTTCGATGAGTATATAATGATATTACTATCCCAGACCATTAATCCCGGTAAGGTAGTTTGCGGTCTTTACGCTGCTCACGCTGCCAGGCTACAGGATCTTTGATGTTGGTGGTAAGACCACCCTTGCTATGCCATTCATCAAGTATATCAAAGACAGATTCTTTAGAGGATGCATCACTGGTGGATACATAAGCCCCCATGCTTTCGGCAACATGGCGTACCTCTTCCATATCTTCTTCATTATCGAAGTAGAGTGTGAGCTTTTTTTTCTTATCGTTTTTATCTTCTGACATACCTGATATTATGCAATGGCGCACCCCTTATTTCACACAATTTTACTAAAAAAATTAGGTAATCAACAATATTTGCTAAATTTTTCAACCTAAATTAAGCAAATGGCATCAAAATTTCTCCATAAGCTTAGGGAATCGCTCATTAAAGTCATCAGGGCTTATGTAAGTCCCTCTCATTCTATAGGTGCCGAAGTCATAATCCACCTTATGAGACTGGCCGACTCCTCAAAATCCGCCGTTCCCATGGCTTTATAGTAGCGTTCCTGCTCAGCTATGAACCTATAGTCCATATATAAATAACCT
The genomic region above belongs to Roseivirga sp. BDSF3-8 and contains:
- a CDS encoding type II toxin-antitoxin system VapC family toxin, with protein sequence MVWDSNIIIYSSKSEYPFIKNRAKNTPVIVSAISYLEVLGYHRLDVSDEAYFERFFRAVTIIDINTHILSVATKLRQKRKMSAGDAIIAATAIGMNMPLLTRNAKDFSLIPDLDVVNPFEKLRT